One genomic region from Candidatus Hydrogenedentota bacterium encodes:
- a CDS encoding putative quinol monooxygenase translates to MIHVIATIDLKPGKRDEFLEIFKANVPNVLADEGCLFYEPTIDIEADVGAQPPTRDNVAVIIEQWASLACLHAHLRKPHMAAYRAQVQDLVRHVEMRVMRSA, encoded by the coding sequence ATGATCCACGTGATTGCGACCATTGACTTGAAGCCCGGCAAACGGGATGAGTTTCTCGAGATATTCAAGGCGAACGTGCCGAATGTGCTTGCGGACGAGGGATGCCTTTTCTACGAGCCAACCATTGACATAGAAGCCGACGTCGGGGCCCAACCGCCGACGCGCGACAATGTTGCGGTCATCATCGAGCAGTGGGCCAGTCTCGCGTGCCTGCATGCTCATCTCAGGAAGCCTCATATGGCCGCCTACCGGGCACAGGTCCAGGATTTGGTAAGACATGTCGAAATGCGCGTGATGCGTTCGGCGTAA